From Algoriphagus sp. NG3, the proteins below share one genomic window:
- a CDS encoding MauE/DoxX family redox-associated membrane protein: MSKIFNTILILLWTYTGLDKLIRWDASRKAFLNQPMPNGLEEVLAYAVPIVELLIALLLLFSITRWWGYLGSILLLTVFTTYVGLIWVGAFPRVPCNCAGVIDSMGWAAHFWMNLGLIGVSIVGMRLESQKD, from the coding sequence ATGAGCAAGATCTTCAATACCATACTAATTCTCCTCTGGACCTATACCGGTCTGGATAAGCTGATCCGCTGGGATGCGAGCAGGAAGGCATTTCTGAATCAGCCGATGCCGAATGGGCTGGAGGAGGTTTTGGCCTATGCAGTGCCTATAGTAGAGTTGCTGATCGCCCTGCTCCTACTCTTTTCTATTACCCGATGGTGGGGATACTTAGGCAGCATTTTATTGCTGACGGTATTTACCACCTATGTGGGACTGATCTGGGTGGGGGCTTTCCCCAGGGTGCCGTGTAATTGTGCAGGGGTCATAGACAGTATGGGTTGGGCAGCGCATTTCTGGATGAACCTCGGGTTGATTGGGGTTTCGATAGTTGGAATGAGGTTAGAAAGTCAGAAAGATTAA
- a CDS encoding RagB/SusD family nutrient uptake outer membrane protein — MKNIRSAIVCFCCLALLTSCEEFLDAKPQKSILVPESFLEYEAILDNYSRVNVSAPLPFIYSDDFWTTESNVQRYSPWQQQAYAWNTTPYNLDEIPEDYFNLYRKVFTSNVVLDKLSENPDWTEEEKSNLLGKALFWRAHGYFELAMLFLPHPNAANVSQTQIPLRISSALGNPQGNLTSSEAFEFILNDLQNSLQYLSQTTAYPTQPSIYSGYALMARIHLYLGNYEQAIAFGEKILEGDFELMDYASLNMNPAFPVTNFNSEVVLFTTMTAISVVASNNSAFVDSLLVNSYDTTDFRRELLFLNGAGFQSFKGNYTGRPDVFTGIALDEILLLLAECNVRTGRTEEGLAFLNQLLEMRIEGYEYVGGLDQESALSLVLDHRRKSLVFRGQRWWDLKRFNALDSEVKQLRRIVGGELITFDTKPENFQVSIPTNEIN, encoded by the coding sequence ATGAAAAATATACGATCAGCCATTGTCTGTTTTTGTTGCTTGGCTTTGTTGACATCATGTGAGGAATTCTTGGATGCAAAACCCCAAAAATCAATATTGGTACCCGAATCCTTCCTTGAATACGAGGCAATACTAGACAATTACTCAAGAGTCAATGTCAGTGCACCTCTTCCGTTCATCTATTCTGATGATTTCTGGACCACGGAGTCCAATGTGCAGAGGTATTCACCCTGGCAACAACAGGCTTATGCATGGAACACTACACCGTATAATTTGGATGAGATTCCAGAGGACTATTTTAACCTATATAGGAAAGTATTTACTTCGAATGTCGTTTTGGATAAGCTGTCCGAAAATCCAGATTGGACCGAAGAAGAAAAAAGCAACTTGCTTGGCAAGGCCTTATTTTGGAGGGCGCATGGATATTTTGAATTGGCAATGCTGTTTCTTCCTCATCCAAATGCTGCAAATGTTTCGCAGACCCAAATCCCTTTGAGGATATCGTCTGCATTGGGAAACCCTCAGGGTAACCTTACTTCTTCCGAAGCTTTTGAATTTATCTTAAATGATCTTCAGAATTCGCTTCAGTATCTCAGCCAGACTACTGCTTACCCTACGCAGCCAAGTATCTATTCAGGTTATGCTTTGATGGCAAGAATCCATTTATACCTGGGGAATTACGAGCAGGCGATAGCTTTTGGAGAAAAAATACTTGAAGGAGACTTTGAGCTCATGGATTATGCCTCTCTCAATATGAATCCCGCATTTCCGGTTACAAACTTTAATTCTGAAGTGGTCCTTTTCACAACTATGACTGCTATATCCGTGGTTGCCTCAAATAATTCAGCTTTTGTGGATTCTTTATTAGTGAACAGCTACGATACCACGGATTTCCGGAGGGAACTTTTGTTTTTAAATGGAGCTGGATTTCAATCATTCAAAGGAAATTACACCGGTAGACCCGATGTCTTCACAGGGATAGCATTGGATGAAATTCTTTTGCTCTTGGCGGAATGCAATGTTCGAACTGGAAGAACGGAAGAAGGATTAGCTTTCCTCAATCAGTTGCTAGAAATGAGGATTGAGGGATATGAATATGTTGGAGGTTTAGATCAAGAAAGTGCGCTAAGTCTGGTTCTTGATCATCGAAGGAAATCATTGGTATTCAGAGGGCAGCGCTGGTGGGATTTAAAAAGATTTAATGCACTGGATTCAGAGGTGAAACAATTAAGGAGAATTGTTGGAGGTGAACTTATAACATTTGATACCAAACCGGAAAATTTTCAGGTTTCTATTCCAACCAACGAAATTAATTGA